A single window of Penaeus vannamei isolate JL-2024 chromosome 24, ASM4276789v1, whole genome shotgun sequence DNA harbors:
- the LOC113821809 gene encoding uncharacterized protein yields MAKRTQRRPVLSEPPTGPAMKFAVAVLVCLAAAVVAHADPEPRYFRSPYYYYPHYYYPRHHRLEPLKGDGVARHPGGGTSFVAPRVHGLKKRSADPMPDADPQPAADPEPVADPDPSNSYSYQVVHHGRPHYGYNHGYRYPYYGYGYSHHYGYPYTYHKHHKRSVDPEPEAEPHYRYYGHPHYYKGYYHGYPYAYPYYAGYRYRYRG; encoded by the exons ATGGCGAAGAGAACACAG AGACGACCCGTCCTCAGTGAGCCTCCGACAGGACCAGCCATGAAGTTCGCG GTAGCTGTATTGGTGTGTTTGGCAGCGGCTGTGGTTGCGCACGCCGATCCCGAACCACGCTACTTCCGCTCTCCTTACTATTACTACCCTCACTATTACTATCCCCGTCACCATCGCCTAGAGCCTCTGAAGGGCGATGGAGTGGCCAGGCATCCTGGTGGCGgcacctccttcgtggctcctcgaGTTCACGGTCTGAAAAAGCGCTCAGCTGACCCCATGCCGGACGCTGACCCTCAACCAGCAGCTGATCCTGAACCAGTAGCTGACCCTGATCCCTCCAACAGCTATAGTTATCAGGTAGTCCACCATGGCCGTCCCCACTACGGCTACAACCATGGCTATCGCTACCCCTACTATGGCTACGGTTACAGCCATCACTATGGCTACCCTTACACCTACCACAAGCACCACAAGAGATCAGTCGACCCTGAACCCGAAGCTGAACCTCACTACAGATATTACGGACACCCTCACTACTACAAAGGATATTATCACGGTTATCCTTACGCTTATCCTTACTACGCCGGTTACCGCTATCGCtacaggggataa
- the LOC113821842 gene encoding uncharacterized protein: protein MKLAAIVLVCLAAAVVTHADPEPHKYHRYPYHHYSYHQYPYHHYSPRYHYVKHPAAGTYSVSTQVHGLTKRSADPTPEADPQPAADPDPSNSYSYQVVHHGHPRYGYHHGYRYPYNNYRYNNYYGYPHTYHSHHKRSVESEPEPQPHYSYHGRPHYYNRYYHGYPHYYPYYAGYRYRYRG, encoded by the exons ATGAAGCTTGCG GCAATTGTACTGGTGTGTTTGGCAGCGGCCGTGGTAACACACGCCGATCCCGAGCCACACAAGTACCACCGCTACCCCTACCACCACTACTCCTACCACCAATACCCCTACCATCACTACTCTCCTCGCTACCACTATGTCAAGCATCCGGCTGCCGGCACCTACTCCGTCAGCACCCAAGTTCACGGCCTCACCAAACGCTCAGCTGACCCCACGCCGGAAGCTGACCCTCAACCAGCAGCTGACCCTGATCCCTCCAACAGCTATAGTTACCAGGTAGTCCACCATGGCCATCCTCGCTATGGATACCACCATGGCTATCGCTACCCTTACAATAACTACCGCTACAACAACTACTATGGTTACCCTCACACATACCACAGCCACCACAAGAGATCAGTCGAATCGGAACCCGAACCTCAACCTCATTACAGCTATCACGGACGCCCTCACTACTACAACAGATACTATCACGGTTACCCCCACTACTATCCTTACTACGCCGGTTACCGCTACCGCtacaggggataa
- the LOC138866201 gene encoding uncharacterized protein, with the protein MKLAAIVLVCLAAAVVTHADPEPHKYQHYPYRHYSYHQYPYHHYSPRHHYVKHPAAGTYSVSTQVHGLTKRSADPMPEADPQPAADPDPSNSYSYQVVHHGHPRYGYHHGYRYPYNNYRYNNYYGYPQRYHSLHKRSVESEPEPQPHYSYHGRPHYYNRYYHGYPHYYPYYAGYRYRYRG; encoded by the exons ATGAAGCTTGCG GCAATCGTACTGGTGTGTTTGGCAGCGGCCGTGGTAACACACGCCGATCCCGAGCCACACAAGTACCAACACTACCCCTACCGCCACTACTCCTACCACCAATACCCCTACCATCACTACTCTCCTCGCCACCACTATGTCAAGCATCCGGCTGCCGGCACCTACTCCGTCAGCACTCAAGTTCACGGCCTCACCAAACGCTCAGCTGACCCCATGCCGGAAGCTGACCCTCAACCAGCAGCTGACCCTGATCCCTCCAACAGCTATAGTTACCAGGTAGTCCACCATGGCCATCCTCGCTATGGATACCACCATGGCTATCGCTACCCTTACAATAACTACCGCTACAACAACTACTATGGTTACCCTCAGAGATACCACAGCCTCCACAAGAGATCAGTCGAATCGGAACCCGAACCTCAACCTCATTACAGCTATCACGGACGCCCTCACTACTACAACAGATACTATCACGGTTACCCCCACTACTATCCTTACTACGCCGGTTACCGCTACCGCtacaggggataa